The following proteins are encoded in a genomic region of Arcobacter suis CECT 7833:
- a CDS encoding TPM domain-containing protein encodes MKKILLTLLFIFSFLNADITQYFPKLEGRIIDQVNLLSPAIKNDINSILKDHEKRKTNQIVVVILDSLHGYEIEDYSYQLGRYWGIGEKEKNNGVLLVISMAEKKIRIEVGYGLEGALTDKISHEIINYTIMPNFKAKQYELGVLKAVNEIILSIQGEYSPKVDIGDFSNTSKFAFLIPLIFFALMFLSMFANSISKKTKNLFFYKTSRSLMNSSFLGFLSFLISKGFTEYYLIVSVAIFVVVFLISYISIKSFNNLLINEYSNKGVNSKNLEEVLDTVGDIMKGVNSINKGFSGRGGNFGGGGASGGW; translated from the coding sequence ATGAAAAAGATTCTATTAACTTTACTTTTTATTTTTAGTTTTTTAAATGCTGATATAACTCAATATTTTCCAAAACTAGAAGGAAGAATAATTGACCAAGTAAATTTATTATCACCTGCGATAAAAAATGATATAAATTCTATTTTAAAAGACCATGAAAAAAGAAAAACAAATCAAATCGTAGTTGTTATTTTAGATTCACTTCATGGTTATGAAATAGAAGATTATTCATATCAACTTGGTCGATATTGGGGAATTGGAGAAAAAGAAAAAAACAATGGTGTTTTACTTGTAATTTCAATGGCAGAAAAGAAAATTCGTATTGAAGTTGGTTATGGATTAGAAGGCGCGTTAACAGATAAAATTTCCCATGAAATTATAAATTATACAATAATGCCAAATTTTAAAGCAAAACAGTATGAACTTGGAGTTTTAAAAGCTGTTAATGAAATTATTTTATCTATTCAAGGTGAATACAGTCCAAAAGTAGATATAGGTGATTTTTCAAATACTAGTAAATTTGCTTTTTTGATTCCATTAATCTTTTTTGCTTTAATGTTTTTGTCAATGTTTGCAAATTCTATTTCAAAAAAAACAAAAAATCTATTTTTTTATAAAACTTCAAGATCACTAATGAATTCATCTTTTTTAGGATTTTTGTCTTTTTTAATTTCAAAAGGATTTACTGAATATTATTTAATAGTTTCAGTTGCTATTTTTGTAGTTGTTTTCTTAATTAGTTATATAAGTATAAAAAGTTTTAACAACCTTTTAATAAATGAATATTCAAATAAGGGTGTAAACTCTAAAAATCTTGAAGAGGTTTTAGATACAGTAGGAGATATTATGAAAGGTGTTAATTCAATAAATAAAGGGTTTTCAGGTCGTGGAGGAAATTTTGGAGGAGGAGGCGCAAGTGGTGGCTGGTAA
- a CDS encoding aldehyde dehydrogenase family protein: MSTIEVTSPFDGKVVGSVKFSTFEEVEGAIDLAHKTFLDTANWLPRYKRVEILENVMKIMSSQVEELTILCASEGGKPYIDSKVEIQRAINGIKIAIEHLSVYEGKEIAMGHTASSANRMAYTFKEPIGVVAAISAFNHPFNLAVHQVIPAIAVGCPVIIRPATQTPMSAIRLVEILEEAGLPKGWAQAVVCDRKGGELLATSPKTNFLTFIGSGPVGWYLNSKVSPGTRVALEHGGVAPVIVEPDADIFDMIPALAKGGFYHAGQVCVSVQRIYVHESICDEVANKLASVASKLVVGDQLDPKTEVGPLINHDEVNRVEEWVNDAIAKGAKILTGGKRIGASCFEPTVILNASDDAIVSNKEVFGPVVCIYSYKTLDEAIERANSLEVSFQAAVFTKNLDTALKAVKRLNATAVMVNDHTAFRVDWMPFGGARVSGLGMGGIPHSMEEMSNEKMMVIKSPVL, translated from the coding sequence ATGAGTACAATAGAAGTAACATCACCATTTGATGGAAAAGTAGTTGGATCAGTAAAATTTAGTACATTTGAAGAAGTTGAAGGTGCCATTGATTTAGCACACAAAACTTTTTTAGATACAGCTAATTGGTTACCAAGATATAAAAGAGTTGAAATTTTAGAAAACGTGATGAAAATCATGTCTTCTCAAGTTGAAGAGCTTACTATTTTATGTGCAAGTGAAGGTGGAAAACCATATATTGACTCAAAAGTTGAGATTCAAAGAGCTATAAATGGTATTAAAATTGCTATTGAACACCTAAGTGTTTATGAGGGAAAAGAAATAGCAATGGGTCATACAGCTTCAAGTGCAAATAGAATGGCATATACATTTAAAGAACCAATTGGTGTAGTTGCTGCAATTTCTGCATTTAATCACCCATTTAACTTAGCAGTTCACCAAGTAATTCCTGCAATTGCAGTTGGTTGTCCAGTTATAATTAGACCTGCAACTCAAACTCCAATGAGTGCAATTAGACTTGTAGAAATTCTTGAAGAAGCTGGACTTCCTAAAGGTTGGGCACAAGCTGTTGTTTGTGATAGAAAAGGTGGAGAATTACTTGCGACTAGTCCTAAAACAAATTTCTTAACATTTATAGGTTCAGGTCCTGTTGGTTGGTACTTAAACTCAAAAGTAAGTCCAGGAACAAGAGTTGCTTTAGAACATGGTGGTGTTGCACCTGTTATTGTTGAGCCAGATGCTGATATATTTGATATGATTCCTGCACTTGCAAAAGGTGGTTTTTATCATGCTGGACAAGTTTGTGTTTCTGTTCAAAGAATTTATGTACATGAATCAATTTGTGACGAAGTTGCAAATAAATTAGCAAGTGTTGCTTCAAAATTAGTTGTTGGTGATCAATTAGACCCAAAAACTGAGGTTGGACCACTTATTAATCACGATGAAGTAAATAGAGTTGAAGAATGGGTTAATGATGCAATTGCAAAAGGTGCAAAAATTTTAACTGGTGGAAAAAGAATAGGTGCTTCTTGTTTTGAACCAACTGTTATTTTAAATGCAAGTGACGATGCAATTGTTTCAAACAAAGAAGTATTTGGACCAGTTGTTTGTATTTACTCATATAAAACTTTAGATGAAGCAATTGAACGAGCAAATTCTTTAGAAGTATCTTTCCAAGCTGCAGTTTTCACTAAAAATCTTGACACAGCTTTAAAAGCTGTAAAAAGATTAAATGCAACGGCTGTTATGGTAAATGATCACACTGCATTTAGAGTTGATTGGATGCCATTTGGTGGAGCTAGAGTTTCTGGTCTAGGAATGGGTGGAATTCCTCATTCTATGGAAGAAATGTCAAATGAAAAAATGATGGTTATTAAATCACCAGTTTTATAA
- a CDS encoding acetolactate synthase large subunit, producing the protein MNASELFVKALENEGVEYIFGIPGEENLDFLDALRTSNIKLILTRHEQGAGFMAATYGRLTGKVGVCLSTLGPGATNFATSAAYAQLGGMPMMMITGQKPIKKSKQGRFQIIDIVGMMKPMTKYAKQVVNGNNIPSMVREAFKIATTERPGAVHIELPEDIAAEEVEFNIYPVKPFRYPTACKGAVADAIEMIQNAKRPLLLVGAGANRTRIGTALSDFVNKTGMPFFSTQMGKGVIDENHPLCLSTAALSKDDFIHCAIERADLIINVGHDVIEKPPFFMENTPDATKVIHVNFFPSEVDDTYFPQLDVVGDIAGSIREITEAITTQAHWDFEYYARVADEVRTRLSKYFGDNRFPILPQRAVRAIRQTLAAEDIVTLDNGVYKIWFARNYRCAQPNTLLLDNALATMGAGLPSGMAAKMINPDKKVVAVCGDGGFMMNSQEMETAVRLGLDLTVIILNDNAYGMIKWKQTGMGFETFGLDLGNPDFVKYAESYGATGHRPTSVEEFEATLEKCVNGKGVHLIDLAVDYSLNHSILNDLLANKQCLI; encoded by the coding sequence ATGAATGCATCAGAATTATTTGTAAAAGCATTAGAAAACGAAGGTGTTGAATATATTTTTGGAATTCCTGGTGAAGAAAATCTTGATTTTCTTGACGCACTACGAACTTCAAATATTAAACTAATATTAACAAGACATGAGCAAGGTGCTGGATTTATGGCGGCTACTTATGGAAGATTAACAGGAAAAGTTGGAGTTTGTTTATCAACTCTTGGCCCTGGAGCTACTAACTTTGCAACAAGTGCAGCTTATGCACAACTTGGTGGAATGCCGATGATGATGATCACAGGTCAAAAACCAATTAAAAAATCTAAACAAGGAAGATTTCAAATTATCGACATCGTTGGTATGATGAAACCTATGACTAAATATGCAAAACAAGTTGTTAATGGAAATAATATTCCATCAATGGTTAGAGAAGCATTTAAAATCGCAACTACTGAAAGACCAGGTGCAGTTCATATTGAATTACCTGAAGATATTGCGGCTGAAGAAGTTGAATTTAATATTTATCCAGTAAAACCATTTAGATACCCAACAGCTTGTAAAGGTGCAGTAGCAGACGCAATCGAAATGATTCAAAATGCAAAAAGACCATTATTACTTGTTGGTGCTGGAGCAAATAGAACAAGAATTGGAACGGCTTTAAGTGATTTTGTAAACAAAACTGGAATGCCATTTTTCTCTACTCAAATGGGTAAAGGTGTTATTGATGAAAATCATCCATTATGTTTATCAACTGCTGCATTATCAAAAGATGACTTTATTCACTGCGCAATTGAAAGAGCAGATTTAATTATCAATGTTGGACATGATGTAATTGAGAAACCACCATTTTTTATGGAAAATACTCCAGATGCAACAAAAGTTATTCATGTTAACTTTTTCCCATCAGAAGTAGATGATACTTATTTCCCTCAATTAGACGTTGTTGGTGATATTGCTGGAAGTATTAGAGAAATAACAGAAGCAATTACTACTCAAGCTCATTGGGATTTTGAATATTATGCAAGAGTTGCTGATGAAGTTAGAACAAGATTATCTAAATATTTTGGTGATAATAGATTCCCTATTTTACCTCAAAGAGCAGTACGTGCAATTAGACAAACTTTAGCTGCTGAAGATATTGTAACACTTGATAATGGTGTTTATAAAATCTGGTTTGCAAGAAATTATAGATGTGCACAACCAAATACATTATTACTTGATAATGCATTAGCAACTATGGGTGCTGGACTTCCATCTGGTATGGCTGCAAAAATGATTAATCCTGATAAAAAAGTTGTTGCTGTTTGTGGTGATGGTGGATTTATGATGAACTCTCAAGAGATGGAAACAGCAGTTAGATTAGGACTTGATTTAACTGTAATTATTTTAAATGATAACGCATACGGTATGATTAAATGGAAACAAACAGGAATGGGATTTGAAACATTTGGTTTAGATTTAGGAAATCCAGATTTTGTTAAATATGCTGAATCTTATGGTGCAACTGGACATAGACCAACTTCAGTTGAAGAATTTGAAGCAACTTTAGAAAAATGTGTAAATGGAAAAGGTGTTCATTTAATTGACTTAGCTGTTGATTACTCTTTAAATCATTCAATTTTAAATGATTTATTAGCTAATAAACAATGTTTAATATAA
- a CDS encoding nitrous oxide-stimulated promoter family protein, whose product MTTEKFEIEINTLKSFFEIYCKDKHEYQEKSEINLEYKSNLFTLELNLCQDCQKAINYSFNKLLFCPHEIKPRCRKCPKPCYEKQEWKNIAKVMKYSAIKLSLGKIKSSILKIFE is encoded by the coding sequence ATGACTACTGAAAAATTTGAAATAGAAATAAATACTTTAAAAAGCTTTTTTGAAATCTATTGCAAAGATAAACATGAATATCAAGAAAAAAGTGAAATCAACCTTGAATATAAATCAAATCTTTTTACTCTTGAATTAAATTTATGTCAAGATTGTCAAAAAGCAATAAATTATTCATTTAATAAACTTCTATTTTGCCCCCATGAAATAAAACCAAGATGCAGAAAATGTCCAAAGCCATGTTATGAAAAACAAGAGTGGAAAAACATAGCAAAAGTTATGAAATATTCAGCAATAAAACTATCTTTAGGAAAAATCAAATCAAGTATTTTAAAAATCTTTGAATGA
- a CDS encoding Crp/Fnr family transcriptional regulator, which yields MEKTGLEDFYFFSFLKNEDLIRLKEISVKKYFNKDEILFYKGDEPKYLHLLIKGVAKLYTYDHKDNEVIIHNLMAPSLIAEIVNYEEMRFPANCSFETRAEVLLIDYEKFKKEFLLKPEISMFFIKSLTKKIKALESFINYNISSNSLEKIAKFLFDNESILINLKQVKIAQILNITPETFSRKLAKLKKEKIIQNEKGYIKILDHLKLKSLINN from the coding sequence ATGGAAAAAACAGGATTAGAAGATTTTTACTTTTTTAGTTTCTTAAAAAATGAAGACCTTATTCGATTAAAAGAGATAAGTGTAAAAAAATATTTCAATAAAGATGAAATTTTATTTTATAAAGGCGATGAGCCAAAATATTTACATTTATTAATAAAAGGTGTAGCAAAACTTTATACTTACGACCATAAAGATAATGAAGTAATTATTCATAACTTAATGGCTCCATCTTTAATCGCAGAAATTGTAAATTATGAAGAGATGAGATTTCCCGCAAATTGTTCATTTGAGACAAGAGCGGAAGTTTTACTTATAGATTATGAAAAGTTTAAAAAAGAATTTTTGTTAAAACCAGAAATTTCAATGTTTTTTATTAAGTCATTAACAAAAAAGATAAAAGCATTAGAAAGTTTTATAAATTATAATATAAGCTCAAATAGCTTAGAAAAAATAGCAAAATTTTTATTTGATAATGAATCAATCTTAATAAATTTAAAACAAGTAAAAATCGCACAAATACTAAATATAACTCCCGAAACATTCTCCAGAAAACTAGCAAAACTAAAAAAAGAAAAAATTATACAAAATGAAAAAGGTTATATAAAAATTTTAGATCATTTGAAATTAAAGAGTTTAATTAACAATTAG
- a CDS encoding LemA family protein: MKKIFILIILIIFSSLFYLIIANYNNIPKLDENVNEKWSQVQNQYKRRADLIPNLVETVKAYASHEKSTFVEVTEARSKVSAMNINADSLNNPELMQQFSNAQTGLSSALSKLMIVVEKYPELKANQNFMALQSQLEGTENRITVARKDFIEAVKLYNLELRTMPGKLIAAIVHPEAKIKETFSASVEEQNAPKVKF, from the coding sequence ATGAAAAAAATTTTTATCTTAATTATTCTTATTATTTTCTCGTCTTTATTCTATTTAATTATTGCAAACTACAATAATATTCCAAAGCTTGATGAGAATGTAAATGAAAAATGGTCACAAGTACAAAATCAATATAAAAGAAGAGCCGATTTAATACCAAATTTAGTGGAAACTGTAAAAGCTTATGCTAGCCATGAGAAAAGCACTTTTGTTGAAGTTACAGAAGCTAGAAGTAAAGTTTCTGCTATGAATATAAATGCTGATAGTTTAAATAATCCTGAGCTAATGCAACAATTTTCAAATGCTCAAACAGGGCTTTCAAGCGCTTTATCAAAACTTATGATTGTTGTTGAAAAGTATCCTGAATTAAAGGCAAATCAAAACTTTATGGCACTTCAATCACAACTTGAAGGAACAGAAAACAGAATCACAGTTGCACGAAAAGATTTTATAGAAGCCGTAAAACTTTATAATTTAGAACTAAGAACAATGCCTGGAAAATTAATAGCAGCTATTGTTCATCCAGAAGCTAAAATCAAGGAGACTTTTAGTGCAAGTGTTGAAGAACAAAATGCACCAAAAGTTAAATTCTAA
- the ung gene encoding uracil-DNA glycosylase: protein MAWEKIIEIEKQKDYFKKLKEEIDKRYENSRVFPEKKNIFKAFSLSKIEDLKVVILGQDPYHGFGQAQGLSFSTPKEIKNPPSMMNILKEIKDDLQKDSVCTDGDLTPWAKDGVLLLNTILTVEESLPKSHHNLGWEIFTDNIIKYINDNCDGVVFLLWGSPAISKSKLIDKNRHHILSAPHPSPLSSYRGFFGCKHFSKTNEILKKLGKKEINW, encoded by the coding sequence ATGGCTTGGGAAAAAATTATAGAGATAGAAAAACAAAAAGATTACTTTAAAAAATTAAAAGAAGAGATAGATAAAAGATATGAAAACAGTAGAGTTTTTCCCGAAAAGAAAAATATTTTTAAAGCTTTTTCTTTATCTAAAATAGAAGATTTAAAAGTTGTAATTTTAGGACAAGACCCTTATCATGGTTTTGGTCAAGCTCAAGGTTTATCATTCTCAACTCCAAAAGAGATAAAAAATCCACCTTCAATGATGAATATTTTAAAAGAGATAAAAGATGATTTACAAAAAGATTCTGTTTGTACAGATGGTGATTTAACTCCTTGGGCAAAAGATGGAGTATTACTTTTAAATACAATCTTAACCGTTGAAGAATCACTTCCAAAATCTCACCATAATCTTGGTTGGGAAATTTTTACTGATAATATAATCAAATATATAAATGACAATTGTGATGGAGTAGTATTTCTACTTTGGGGAAGTCCAGCTATTTCTAAATCAAAATTAATAGATAAAAATAGACATCATATTTTAAGTGCTCCACATCCTAGTCCACTTTCATCTTATCGTGGTTTTTTTGGTTGTAAACATTTTTCAAAAACAAATGAGATATTAAAAAAATTAGGAAAAAAAGAGATAAACTGGTAA
- a CDS encoding TPM domain-containing protein, producing MILSEKDKELISKEIENLEKLSSTELVAVVTKRSGNYKLASSMFAVFSLFFISFLLLLITYKSAFELIQIQLLVFIGIYIFSERFKSLFLKILPNDYKYQVASRNAHNQFYNLQLHKTKNKQVIMFFVSFDEKYVEIIVDDEISKLIPNSHWQSIVDEFITDIKENQLLNGYLKAIVACSSILIEKFPIKADDTNELPNNVIEVK from the coding sequence ATGATTTTAAGTGAAAAAGACAAAGAACTTATTTCAAAAGAGATAGAAAATCTTGAAAAATTAAGTTCTACAGAACTTGTAGCAGTTGTTACCAAACGAAGCGGAAATTATAAATTAGCTTCTTCTATGTTTGCAGTTTTTAGTTTATTTTTTATTTCATTTTTATTGTTACTTATTACTTACAAGTCTGCATTTGAATTAATTCAAATACAATTATTGGTATTTATTGGTATTTATATTTTTTCAGAAAGATTTAAAAGCCTTTTTTTGAAAATTCTTCCTAACGATTATAAATATCAAGTGGCTTCTAGAAATGCGCATAATCAATTTTATAATTTACAACTGCATAAAACAAAAAATAAACAAGTAATAATGTTTTTTGTAAGTTTTGATGAAAAATATGTGGAAATTATTGTAGATGATGAAATATCTAAACTTATTCCAAATAGCCATTGGCAAAGTATTGTAGATGAATTTATAACTGATATAAAAGAAAATCAACTCTTAAATGGTTATCTAAAAGCAATCGTAGCTTGTAGTTCTATTTTAATTGAGAAATTCCCAATTAAAGCAGATGATACAAATGAACTTCCAAATAATGTAATCGAGGTAAAATGA